A stretch of Bradyrhizobium sp. CCBAU 53338 DNA encodes these proteins:
- a CDS encoding amidohydrolase family protein, with product MRGFRFTARCASILLACAWLVGEAKALDFTIAGKVLTPTGLVSDGAVAVSGKNIDAVGPAASVPGAATAIKIPDTVILPGFIDLHNHLTWNVLPRWIPGRKFASRYEWQDSPEYDRLLVAPHNAIMDKNGAPCEVEIYAEIKALVGGATSSLGSIFDKDHPEYADCAKGLVRNLDLASGLDFKKPDDTDPCKSPQPIGDVVFNDVFPLEETHGRMDYFLCELNRGSLRSLVIHLSEGAPADSSAHREFTMLDRAGLLKPGMVIVHGTALRDADFGQMAKNGVGLVWSPRSNDELYGATTNVGSASLAHVPIAIAPDWSPSGSAGMLQEIGYIARRYRAISSEDLFKMATSVPAQIARLDGSIGDLTKDKKADFVAIRAKRDPKARNPDLDPVVKAMPADIMLVVVGGEPLYGDPAVMTQLRPGAKLEDMTVCGASKKLYLGESDAPSLKNSSFDQIQIAINSLLVKYGSKLPDIECE from the coding sequence ATGAGGGGCTTTCGCTTCACCGCTCGATGCGCGTCGATATTGCTGGCCTGCGCGTGGCTCGTCGGCGAGGCCAAGGCGCTGGATTTCACGATAGCAGGAAAGGTGCTCACACCGACTGGCCTTGTGAGCGACGGCGCAGTCGCAGTCAGCGGAAAGAATATCGACGCCGTTGGCCCGGCGGCTTCGGTCCCGGGTGCGGCAACCGCGATCAAGATCCCGGATACGGTGATCCTTCCGGGCTTTATCGATCTGCACAACCATCTCACCTGGAACGTCCTGCCCCGCTGGATCCCCGGCCGGAAATTCGCCAGCCGCTACGAATGGCAGGACTCCCCGGAATACGATCGGCTGCTCGTGGCGCCTCACAACGCCATCATGGACAAGAATGGAGCACCTTGCGAAGTCGAAATCTACGCCGAGATCAAGGCACTGGTCGGTGGTGCCACGTCCAGCTTGGGCTCGATCTTTGACAAGGATCACCCTGAATACGCCGATTGTGCCAAGGGGCTGGTGCGTAACCTGGATCTTGCGTCCGGGCTGGACTTCAAGAAGCCGGATGACACAGACCCCTGCAAGTCCCCGCAGCCGATTGGCGACGTCGTCTTCAATGACGTGTTTCCGCTCGAGGAGACGCATGGCCGCATGGACTACTTCCTGTGCGAGCTGAACCGGGGCTCCCTGCGCAGCCTCGTCATCCATCTCTCCGAAGGCGCACCGGCCGATTCCAGCGCCCATCGAGAGTTCACCATGCTGGATAGAGCCGGGCTGTTGAAGCCGGGCATGGTCATCGTGCACGGCACGGCCTTGCGCGATGCTGATTTCGGACAGATGGCGAAGAACGGCGTCGGGCTTGTGTGGTCGCCGCGCAGCAACGATGAACTCTACGGAGCGACGACCAACGTCGGCTCCGCCAGCCTCGCTCACGTGCCGATCGCCATCGCCCCGGATTGGAGTCCCTCGGGCAGCGCCGGCATGCTTCAGGAGATTGGATACATCGCCCGGCGCTACCGCGCGATCTCATCCGAGGATCTGTTCAAGATGGCGACGTCCGTCCCCGCGCAGATCGCGAGACTGGACGGGAGCATCGGAGATCTTACGAAGGACAAGAAGGCGGACTTCGTGGCGATCAGGGCGAAGCGGGACCCAAAGGCACGCAATCCGGATCTGGACCCGGTGGTGAAGGCGATGCCCGCCGATATCATGCTGGTCGTCGTCGGCGGAGAGCCACTCTACGGCGATCCGGCCGTAATGACGCAGCTTCGGCCGGGAGCGAAGCTCGAGGACATGACCGTATGCGGAGCTTCTAAGAAGCTCTACCTCGGGGAGAGCGATGCGCCATCGCTCAAGAATTCCTCGTTCGACCAGATCCAGATTGCCATCAATTCGCTCCTGGTGAAGTACGGATCGAAGCTACCGGATATCGAGTGCGAGTGA